In Nymphaea colorata isolate Beijing-Zhang1983 chromosome 3, ASM883128v2, whole genome shotgun sequence, a genomic segment contains:
- the LOC116250231 gene encoding phosphatidylinositol/phosphatidylcholine transfer protein SFH8-like isoform X1 — protein sequence MSSLDGERRSDVDISEDERRITKIGALKKKAINASNKLTHSLKKRGKRKVGCGVSSVSIEDVRDAEEEEAVSSFRQALIDADLLPARHDDYHTLLRFLKARKFDTDKAMQLWAGMLQWRKDFGTDTIIEEFNFEELDEVLKCYPQGYHGVDKEGRPVYIERLGKVEPNKLMHTTTLDRYVKYHVQEFEKALNEKFPACSIAAKRHIGSATTILDVHGVGWKNFCKSARELLMRIQQIDSDYYPETLHQMFIINAGPGFKLLWNTVKGFLDPMTTAKINVLGQKYQFKLLENIDSRQLPDFLGGSCTCSAEGGCLRSGTGPWHDPEIMKLVHNGEVKIRQVNRDSDAWLGTKSNARPSYLKGRSSDTSTVESGSDFDDLGSPVGLRGSLFIPLDPVHEEVRTTDTSYHSCDDHFGVVDKVVDYGQRVTLERRASIWKSRDSSATDGAKVVGTTEMRSDNYFSCMVRFFVRLLIEVFALFRFLFSGQKHQEAIRLPNAMKHDQVAHLSVLEECARPCLERLQRLETMVGELSAKPAVLPEDKENLLLDSLDRIRSVELDLEKTKKAIQSTLLKQLEIAESLETLRDVKAQKRALC from the exons ATGTCGA GTCTAGATGGGGAACGGCGATCGGATGTTGATATTTCCGAAGATGAGAGGAGGATAACGAAAATAGGAGCTCTTAAGAAGAAGGCCATAAACGCCTCTAACAAGCTTACGCACTCTctaaagaaaaggggaaaaaggaaagTAGGTTGTGGTGTGTCGTCGGTCTCAATCGAGGATGTTCGAGAtgcagaggaggaggaggctgTTAGTTCATTCCGTCAGGCCCTTATTGATGCGGATCTGCTGCCTGCTAGGCACGACGACTATCACACGCTTCTCAG ATTTCTAAAAGCTAGGAAATTTGACACGGATAAAGCAATGCAACTGTGGGCAGGTATGCTGCAGTGGAGAAAAGATTTTGGAACTGACACTATCATTGAG GAATTTAATTTTGAAGAGCTAGATGAAGTCCTCAAGTGCTACCCACAGGGGTATCATGGAGTTGATAAAGAGGGCAGGCCAGTCTACATAGAAAGGCTGGGTAAGGTAGAACCAAATAAGCTTATGCACACTACTACCCTGGATCGCTACGTAAAGTACCACGTGCAAGAATTTGAAAAAGCTTTGAATGAGAAGTTTCCAGCATGCTCTATCGCAGCTAAAAGACATATTGGCTCAGCAACTACAATATTGGATGTCCATGGTGTG GGTTGGAAGAATTTTTGCAAAAGTGCAAGAGAGCTGTTGATGCGCATTCAACAAATTGATAGTGATTATTATCCCGAG ACTTTACATCAAATGTTTATAATCAACGCCGGACCTGGTTTCAAGCTGCTCTGGAACACTGTTAAAGGTTTTCTCGATCCAATGACTACTGCAAAGATAAAC GTGTTAGGCCAAAAATACCAGTTCAAGCTACTCGAAAATATTGACTCGCG CCAGCTGCCGGACTTCCTGGGTGGATCTTGCACATGCAGTGCAGAAGGGGGTTGTCTTAGATCTGGCACAGGGCCTTGGCATGATCCTGAAATTATGAAG CTTGTACACAACGGAGAAGTCAAAATCAGACAAGTCAATAGAGATTCAGATGCATGGCTGGGAACAAAATCAAATGCTAGGCCGTCATATCTAAAA GGAAGAAGTAGTGACACTTCTACAGTTGAGTCTGGGTCTGATTTTGATGATCTTGGTTCTCCAGTTGGTTTGAGGGGTTCTTTGTTCATTCCGCTGGACCCAGTTCATGAAGAA GTGCGAACTACTGATACCTCTTATCATAGTTGTGATGATCATTTTGGTGTTGTTGATAAGGTAGTAGATTACGGTCAAAGGGTAACCCTTGAAAGAAGGGCATCAATTTGGAAGAGCAGAGATTCCTCCGCTACTGATG GTGCTAAAGTTGTCGGCACTACCGAAATGAGGTCAGACAATTATTTCTCGTGTATGGTGAGATTTTTCGTCAGACTCCTTATCGAAGTGTTTGCACTATTCCGTTTCCTCTTTAGCGgccagaaacaccaagaagcTATCCGTCTCCCAAACGCGATGAAACATGACCAGGTTGCTCATCTCTCTGTCTTGGAAGAATGTGCTCGCCCATGTTTAGAACGTCTTCAGAGACTCGAGACCATGGTTGGTGAACTAAGCGCAAAACCAGCTGTTCTTCCTGAAGATAAGGAGAATCTGCTCCTTGATTCACTTGATCGGATCAGATCTGTGGAACTTGATTTGGAGAAGACAAAGAAA GCAATACAGTCTACATTGCTCAAACAATTAGAGATTGCTGAATCCCTCGAGACACTGCGCGATGTCAAGGCACAG AAAAGGGCCCTTTGTTGA
- the LOC116250231 gene encoding phosphatidylinositol/phosphatidylcholine transfer protein SFH8-like isoform X2, giving the protein MSSLDGERRSDVDISEDERRITKIGALKKKAINASNKLTHSLKKRGKRKVGCGVSSVSIEDVRDAEEEEAVSSFRQALIDADLLPARHDDYHTLLRFLKARKFDTDKAMQLWAGMLQWRKDFGTDTIIEEFNFEELDEVLKCYPQGYHGVDKEGRPVYIERLGKVEPNKLMHTTTLDRYVKYHVQEFEKALNEKFPACSIAAKRHIGSATTILDVHGVGWKNFCKSARELLMRIQQIDSDYYPETLHQMFIINAGPGFKLLWNTVKGFLDPMTTAKINVLGQKYQFKLLENIDSRQLPDFLGGSCTCSAEGGCLRSGTGPWHDPEIMKLVHNGEVKIRQVNRDSDAWLGTKSNARPSYLKGRSSDTSTVESGSDFDDLGSPVGLRGSLFIPLDPVHEEVRTTDTSYHSCDDHFGVVDKVVDYGQRVTLERRASIWKSRDSSATDGAKVVGTTEMSGQKHQEAIRLPNAMKHDQVAHLSVLEECARPCLERLQRLETMVGELSAKPAVLPEDKENLLLDSLDRIRSVELDLEKTKKAIQSTLLKQLEIAESLETLRDVKAQKRALC; this is encoded by the exons ATGTCGA GTCTAGATGGGGAACGGCGATCGGATGTTGATATTTCCGAAGATGAGAGGAGGATAACGAAAATAGGAGCTCTTAAGAAGAAGGCCATAAACGCCTCTAACAAGCTTACGCACTCTctaaagaaaaggggaaaaaggaaagTAGGTTGTGGTGTGTCGTCGGTCTCAATCGAGGATGTTCGAGAtgcagaggaggaggaggctgTTAGTTCATTCCGTCAGGCCCTTATTGATGCGGATCTGCTGCCTGCTAGGCACGACGACTATCACACGCTTCTCAG ATTTCTAAAAGCTAGGAAATTTGACACGGATAAAGCAATGCAACTGTGGGCAGGTATGCTGCAGTGGAGAAAAGATTTTGGAACTGACACTATCATTGAG GAATTTAATTTTGAAGAGCTAGATGAAGTCCTCAAGTGCTACCCACAGGGGTATCATGGAGTTGATAAAGAGGGCAGGCCAGTCTACATAGAAAGGCTGGGTAAGGTAGAACCAAATAAGCTTATGCACACTACTACCCTGGATCGCTACGTAAAGTACCACGTGCAAGAATTTGAAAAAGCTTTGAATGAGAAGTTTCCAGCATGCTCTATCGCAGCTAAAAGACATATTGGCTCAGCAACTACAATATTGGATGTCCATGGTGTG GGTTGGAAGAATTTTTGCAAAAGTGCAAGAGAGCTGTTGATGCGCATTCAACAAATTGATAGTGATTATTATCCCGAG ACTTTACATCAAATGTTTATAATCAACGCCGGACCTGGTTTCAAGCTGCTCTGGAACACTGTTAAAGGTTTTCTCGATCCAATGACTACTGCAAAGATAAAC GTGTTAGGCCAAAAATACCAGTTCAAGCTACTCGAAAATATTGACTCGCG CCAGCTGCCGGACTTCCTGGGTGGATCTTGCACATGCAGTGCAGAAGGGGGTTGTCTTAGATCTGGCACAGGGCCTTGGCATGATCCTGAAATTATGAAG CTTGTACACAACGGAGAAGTCAAAATCAGACAAGTCAATAGAGATTCAGATGCATGGCTGGGAACAAAATCAAATGCTAGGCCGTCATATCTAAAA GGAAGAAGTAGTGACACTTCTACAGTTGAGTCTGGGTCTGATTTTGATGATCTTGGTTCTCCAGTTGGTTTGAGGGGTTCTTTGTTCATTCCGCTGGACCCAGTTCATGAAGAA GTGCGAACTACTGATACCTCTTATCATAGTTGTGATGATCATTTTGGTGTTGTTGATAAGGTAGTAGATTACGGTCAAAGGGTAACCCTTGAAAGAAGGGCATCAATTTGGAAGAGCAGAGATTCCTCCGCTACTGATG GTGCTAAAGTTGTCGGCACTACCGAAATGAG CGgccagaaacaccaagaagcTATCCGTCTCCCAAACGCGATGAAACATGACCAGGTTGCTCATCTCTCTGTCTTGGAAGAATGTGCTCGCCCATGTTTAGAACGTCTTCAGAGACTCGAGACCATGGTTGGTGAACTAAGCGCAAAACCAGCTGTTCTTCCTGAAGATAAGGAGAATCTGCTCCTTGATTCACTTGATCGGATCAGATCTGTGGAACTTGATTTGGAGAAGACAAAGAAA GCAATACAGTCTACATTGCTCAAACAATTAGAGATTGCTGAATCCCTCGAGACACTGCGCGATGTCAAGGCACAG AAAAGGGCCCTTTGTTGA
- the LOC116250231 gene encoding phosphatidylinositol/phosphatidylcholine transfer protein SFH13-like isoform X3, producing MSSLDGERRSDVDISEDERRITKIGALKKKAINASNKLTHSLKKRGKRKVGCGVSSVSIEDVRDAEEEEAVSSFRQALIDADLLPARHDDYHTLLRFLKARKFDTDKAMQLWAGMLQWRKDFGTDTIIEEFNFEELDEVLKCYPQGYHGVDKEGRPVYIERLGKVEPNKLMHTTTLDRYVKYHVQEFEKALNEKFPACSIAAKRHIGSATTILDVHGVGWKNFCKSARELLMRIQQIDSDYYPETLHQMFIINAGPGFKLLWNTVKGFLDPMTTAKINVLGQKYQFKLLENIDSRQLPDFLGGSCTCSAEGGCLRSGTGPWHDPEIMKLVHNGEVKIRQVNRDSDAWLGTKSNARPSYLKVRTTDTSYHSCDDHFGVVDKVVDYGQRVTLERRASIWKSRDSSATDGAKVVGTTEMRSDNYFSCMVRFFVRLLIEVFALFRFLFSGQKHQEAIRLPNAMKHDQVAHLSVLEECARPCLERLQRLETMVGELSAKPAVLPEDKENLLLDSLDRIRSVELDLEKTKKAIQSTLLKQLEIAESLETLRDVKAQKRALC from the exons ATGTCGA GTCTAGATGGGGAACGGCGATCGGATGTTGATATTTCCGAAGATGAGAGGAGGATAACGAAAATAGGAGCTCTTAAGAAGAAGGCCATAAACGCCTCTAACAAGCTTACGCACTCTctaaagaaaaggggaaaaaggaaagTAGGTTGTGGTGTGTCGTCGGTCTCAATCGAGGATGTTCGAGAtgcagaggaggaggaggctgTTAGTTCATTCCGTCAGGCCCTTATTGATGCGGATCTGCTGCCTGCTAGGCACGACGACTATCACACGCTTCTCAG ATTTCTAAAAGCTAGGAAATTTGACACGGATAAAGCAATGCAACTGTGGGCAGGTATGCTGCAGTGGAGAAAAGATTTTGGAACTGACACTATCATTGAG GAATTTAATTTTGAAGAGCTAGATGAAGTCCTCAAGTGCTACCCACAGGGGTATCATGGAGTTGATAAAGAGGGCAGGCCAGTCTACATAGAAAGGCTGGGTAAGGTAGAACCAAATAAGCTTATGCACACTACTACCCTGGATCGCTACGTAAAGTACCACGTGCAAGAATTTGAAAAAGCTTTGAATGAGAAGTTTCCAGCATGCTCTATCGCAGCTAAAAGACATATTGGCTCAGCAACTACAATATTGGATGTCCATGGTGTG GGTTGGAAGAATTTTTGCAAAAGTGCAAGAGAGCTGTTGATGCGCATTCAACAAATTGATAGTGATTATTATCCCGAG ACTTTACATCAAATGTTTATAATCAACGCCGGACCTGGTTTCAAGCTGCTCTGGAACACTGTTAAAGGTTTTCTCGATCCAATGACTACTGCAAAGATAAAC GTGTTAGGCCAAAAATACCAGTTCAAGCTACTCGAAAATATTGACTCGCG CCAGCTGCCGGACTTCCTGGGTGGATCTTGCACATGCAGTGCAGAAGGGGGTTGTCTTAGATCTGGCACAGGGCCTTGGCATGATCCTGAAATTATGAAG CTTGTACACAACGGAGAAGTCAAAATCAGACAAGTCAATAGAGATTCAGATGCATGGCTGGGAACAAAATCAAATGCTAGGCCGTCATATCTAAAA GTGCGAACTACTGATACCTCTTATCATAGTTGTGATGATCATTTTGGTGTTGTTGATAAGGTAGTAGATTACGGTCAAAGGGTAACCCTTGAAAGAAGGGCATCAATTTGGAAGAGCAGAGATTCCTCCGCTACTGATG GTGCTAAAGTTGTCGGCACTACCGAAATGAGGTCAGACAATTATTTCTCGTGTATGGTGAGATTTTTCGTCAGACTCCTTATCGAAGTGTTTGCACTATTCCGTTTCCTCTTTAGCGgccagaaacaccaagaagcTATCCGTCTCCCAAACGCGATGAAACATGACCAGGTTGCTCATCTCTCTGTCTTGGAAGAATGTGCTCGCCCATGTTTAGAACGTCTTCAGAGACTCGAGACCATGGTTGGTGAACTAAGCGCAAAACCAGCTGTTCTTCCTGAAGATAAGGAGAATCTGCTCCTTGATTCACTTGATCGGATCAGATCTGTGGAACTTGATTTGGAGAAGACAAAGAAA GCAATACAGTCTACATTGCTCAAACAATTAGAGATTGCTGAATCCCTCGAGACACTGCGCGATGTCAAGGCACAG AAAAGGGCCCTTTGTTGA